A window of Castanea sativa cultivar Marrone di Chiusa Pesio chromosome 1, ASM4071231v1 contains these coding sequences:
- the LOC142621583 gene encoding GDSL esterase/lipase At5g14450-like yields the protein MKYFCAAPMEFGRLLLTGFMVLCVLGVGGKELQGSAPCVFPAIYNFGDSNSDTGGISAAFEPIPAPYGDAFFHKPAGRDSDGRVLIDFIAEHLKLPYLSAYLNSLGTNYQHGANFATGGSTIRRQNETIFEYGISPFSLDIQIVQFLQFKARTYALYNQAKTPSERSKLPRPQDFSKALYTFDIGQNDLSVGFRKMNFDQLRAAMPDIVNQLATAVQRIYQQGGRKFWIHNTGPIGCLPVNFFYNHNPAPGYLDQHGCLKGQNDMAVEFNKQLKDRVIKLRAELPEAAITYVDLYAAKYGLISNAKNEGFADPLKVCCGYHVNYDHVWCGTKALVNGSAVFGASCANPSQYVSWDGVHYSQAASQWFANHILNGSLSDPPIPITQACQKH from the exons ATGAAGTACTTTTGTGCTGCACCAATGGAGTTTGGGAGACTATTATTAACTGGGTTCATGGTTTTGTGTGTTCTGGGTGTGGGAGGTAAAGAACTGCAAGGCTCAGCACCTTGTGTGTTTCCAGCAATCTACAACTTTGGAGACTCAAATTCAGACACTGGAGGCATATCAGCAGCATTTGAACCCATTCCAGCACCATATGGTGATGCATTCTTTCATAAGCCTGCTGGAAGGGACTCAGATGGCCGGGTCCTCATAGACTTCATAG CTGAGCACCTGAAATTGCCATACTTGAGTGCATACTTGAATTCACTTGGAACCAATTACCAGCATGGTGCAAATTTTGCCACTGGTGGATCAACTATTAGAAGGCAAAATGAAACTATATTTGAGTATGGCATTAGTCCATTCTCTCTTGATATCCAGATTGTGCAATTCCTGCAGTTCAAAGCACGCACCTATGCTCTCTATAACCAAG CCAAGACACCCTCTGAAAGAAGCAAGCTTCCTAGACCCCAGGACTTCTCCAAGGCTCTTTACACATTTGATATCGGTCAGAATGATCTTTCTGTTGGTTTTCGAAAGATGAACTTCGACCAACTTCGTGCAGCAATGCCAGACATTGTCAATCAGTTAGCCACAGCAGTCCAA CGCATATATCAACAAGGGGGGCGGAAATTTTGGATTCACAACACAGGGCCTATTGGATGCTTGCCAGTGAACTTTTTTTACAATCATAATCCAGCGCCTGGCTATCTTGACCAGCATGGCTGTCTCAAGGGTCAAAATGACATGGCTGTAGAGTTCAACAAGCAACTCAAGGACAGAGTGATCAAACTAAGGGCAGAGCTCCCAGAAGCAGCAATAACATATGTGGATCTATATGCTGCAAAATATGGACTAATCAGCAATGCAAAGAATGAAg GATTTGCCGATCCCCTGAAGGTCTGCTGTGGGTATCATGTGAATTATGATCATGTCTGGTGTGGGACAAAAGCACTTGTAAATGGAAGTGCGGTGTTTGGTGCTTCTTGTGCTAATCCTTCACAGTATGTTAGCTGGGATGGTGTACACTACTCTCAGGCTGCTAGTCAGTGGTTTGCTAATCATATACTCAATGGTTCACTGTCAGATCCACCAATTCCAATTACCCAAGCATGTCAAAAGCATTAG
- the LOC142622400 gene encoding GDSL esterase/lipase At5g14450-like, whose protein sequence is MSHSFGEVRMEVERIFIAWSVAFLLLSVLGEEMTGLSHCDFPAIYNFGDSNSDTGGISAAFYPAGQPSGETFFHEPTGRGSDGRLIIDFIAKRLRLPYLSAYLDSIGASFRHGANFATGGSTIRQLNESFFFTGASPFSLDIQIVQFDQFKTRTSKLYNKAKKNSHRRNLPRPQDFSDALYTFDIGQNDIAAGIRKSSSENFGAVLPDIIDQLASAVKHLHEQGARNFWIHNTGPIGCLPVTQHNYHHPMPGILDQHGCLIAQNDMAIEFNRQLKRRVTKLRTQLPGAALTYVDIFAAKYKLISNPKEQGFVDARSICCGYHEDSNHVWCGHRDKINGTEIYAGSCEDPSKYISWDGVHYTEAANHWIAYHILNGSFTDPPVPITHACHN, encoded by the exons ATGAGTCACAGTTTTGGTGAAGTTAGAATGGAGGTTGAAAGGATTTTCATTGCTTGGAGTGTGGCTTTCTTGCTTTTGAGTGTGTTAGGTGAAGAAATGACAGGTTTATCACATTGTGATTTTCCAGCAATCTACAACTTTGGAGACTCAAATTCAGATACTGGTGGGATATCAGCAGCATTCTATCCAGCAGGGCAACCGTCTGGTGAGACTTTTTTCCATGAACCAACTGGAAGAGGCTCCGATGGGCGGCTTATAATAGACTTTATTG CCAAGCGCCTTAGACTGCCATACTTGAGTGCCTATCTAGATTCCATTGGAGCAAGTTTCAGGCATGGTGCAAATTTTGCCACAGGAGGATCAACAATTAGGCAGCTTAATGAGTCCTTCTTTTTTACTGGAGCAAGCCCTTTCTCTCTAGATATCCAGATTGTGCAATTTGACCAGTTCAAGACCCGCACCAGCAAGCTCTACAACAAAG CCAAGAAAAACTCCCACAGAAGAAATCTCCCAAGGCCTCAGGACTTCTCAGATGCTCTCTACACATTTGACATTGGACAAAATGATATTGCTGCTGGTATTCGAAAATCGAGCAGTGAAAATTTTGGAGCAGTACTCCCAGACATAATTGACCAGTTAGCTTCAGCAGTTAAA CATCTGCATGAACAAGGGGCAAGGAACTTTTGGATACATAATACAGGTCCCATTGGCTGCTTGCCAGTGACCCAACACAACTACCACCATCCAATGCCTGGCATTCTTGACCAGCACGGATGTCTTATAGCTCAAAATGACATGGCTATAGAGTTTAATAGGCAACTGAAGAGAAGAGTGACCAAACTGAGGACACAGCTACCTGGAGCTGCATTAACATATGTGGATATTTTTGCAGCGAAGTATAAACTAATCAGCAATCCGAAGGAGCAAG GATTTGTTGATGCAAGGAGCATTTGCTGTGGTTATCACGAGGATTCCAACCATGTGTGGTGTGGGCATAGGGATAAAATAAATGGTACTGAAATATATGCGGGGTCTTGTGAAGACCCTTCCAAGTATATTAGCTGGGATGGTGTGCACTACACTGAGGCTGCAAATCATTGGATTGCTTATCATATCCTCAATGGTTCTTTCACGGACCCTCCAGTGCCAATCACACATGCTTGTCATAATTAG
- the LOC142632374 gene encoding aspartyl protease family protein At5g10770-like, with protein MGKSEYGGPKREASLTVIHKYGPCFQSNKDQLLVLNHTEFLLQDQSRVNSIHSKFSKNSDGNKLREFQATTLPAKSGGTIGTGNYIVTVGLGTPKTNQTLAFDTGSDLTWAQCKPCAKQCYQQVDPIFDPSKSTSYTNVSCPTPLCFQLTSATGSPRQCSSNSKCIYVVRYGDRSFTIGYFSTERLTITSDVVDNFIFGCGQDNEGLFKGFAGLLGLGRGQVSLVQQAAQKYKKFFSYCLPSTISSMGYLTLGKGREVSNSSKFTPLLTLSQGPSFYGLNLSGISVGGQRLSIPTSVFSTAGTIIDSGTVITRLPPTRWYIVYPAYMPGTQYHFRPPTAYNALRTSFREKMRNYPMTSSSSSLFDTCYDLSKNQSVSIPSISFFFGGGVSMDLNKVGILYVLSQTEACLAFAGNSNPSNIAIFGNEQQKGLEVVYDVVGGKIGFRPGGCS; from the exons ATGGGTAAAAGTGAATATggtg GTCCTAAAAGGGAGGCATCCTTAACAGTGATACACAAATATGGCCCATGCTTTCAAAGCAACAAAGACCAATTATTGGTTCTTAATCACACTGAATTCCTCCTTCAAGACCAATCCAGAGTGAACTCAATCCACTCCAAGTTCTCTAAGAACTCAGATGGCAACAAATTAAGAGAATTTCAAGCCACCACCCTTCCAGCTAAATCTGGTGGCACCATCGGTACAGGTAACTACATTGTCACCGTGGGCCTTGGCACtcccaaaacaaatcaaacactcGCATTTGACACTGGTAGCGACCTTACCTGGGCACAGTGTAAACCATGCGCTAAACAGTGCTATCAGCAAGTAGACCCAATCTTTGATCCATCTAAATCCACATCCTACACCAACGTTTCATGTCCTACACCCTTGTGCTTTCAACTCACTTCTGCCACAG GAAGCCCACGACAATGCTCCTCCAATTCAAAGTGCATATATGTTGTGCGATATGGTGACCGTTCATTTACAATTGGATATTTCAGCACAGAGAGGCTAACTATAACATCAGATGTGGTGGACAATTTCATATTCGGTTGTGGCCAAGACAACGAAGGCCTCTTTAAAGGATTTGCAGGGCTGCTAGGCCTTGGTCGCGGCCAAGTTTCCCTTGTTCAACAAGCTGCTCAAAAGTACAAGAAGTTTTTCTCCTATTGTCTTCCTTCCACAATTAGCTCAATGGGATACCTTACTTTGGGAAAAGGCAGAGAAGTTTCGAATTCCTCAAAGTTCACACCTTTGTTAACGCTTTCTCAAGGGCCATCATTCTATGGCCTCAACTTGAGTGGAATAAGTGTTGGTGGACAAAGATTATCAATTCCCACATCGGTTTTTTCGACTGCTGGTACTATAATTGACTCTGGGACAGTCATTACACGTTTGCCTCCTACGAGGTGGTATATtgtgtacccggcatatatgccgggtacacaATATCATTTTCGGCCTCCTACAGCATACAATGCATTGCGAACATCATTTCGAGAAAAAATGCGTAATTATCCGATGACAAGCTCAAGTTCTTCGCTATTTGATACATGCTATGACCTTAGCAAGAACCAATCTGTTTCGATTCCAAGCATAAGCTTTTTTTTCGGTGGTGGTGTGAGCATGGATTTGAACAAAGTGGGTATACTCTATGTATTGAGCCAAACAGAAGCTTGTTTAGCCTTTGCTGGAAATAGTAATCCAAGCAACATTGCCATTTTCGGGAATGAACAACAAAAAGGATTAGAGGTGGTGTATGATGTTGTCGGAGGGAAGATTGGGTTTCGTCCCGGTGGGTGTAGCTAA